In Cherax quadricarinatus isolate ZL_2023a chromosome 38, ASM3850222v1, whole genome shotgun sequence, a single genomic region encodes these proteins:
- the LOC138853712 gene encoding uncharacterized protein, translating to MLLQCVGKGALALEEEEEEEEEEDERGGAEGRRQLVRAENTTSCGPSLLWQPREVAATTTCPRITRFRNTTCRNTTCRNTTCPTIDENCNLECEGDSGVSEGSSASSSLAGSRKSSASSICSSRKSSTSSCSSRKSSTSSFSSSRKSSASSIGCSRDAATSSSSPSTMSDSEVSLESHNNNEVLAKPDPSADDLKLLAALEEANRHESRCLTHLPLSRPPPDFLKKK from the exons ATGCTGCTACAGTGTGTGGGGAAGGGAGCACtggcactggaggaggaggaagaggaggaggaggaggaggatgagagagGTGGTGCTGAGGGAAGGAGGCAGCTGGTGCGAGCTGAGAACACCACCAGCTGTGGGCCCAGCCTACTGTGGCAGCCCAGGGAagtcgccgccaccaccacctgccccaggATCACACGCTTCAGGAACACCACCTGCAGGAACACCACCTGCAGGAACACCACCTGCCCCACGATTGATGAAAATTGTAACTTGGA ATGTGAGGGTGACAGTGGAGTCTCTGAGggcagcagcgccagcagcagtCTAGCAGGCAGCCGCAAGAGCTCAGCCTCAAGCATCTGCTCCTCGAGGAAGAGCTCAACCTCCAGCTGCTCCTCGAGGAAGAGCTCCACCTCCAGCTTCTCCTCTTCGAGGAAGAGCTCGGCTTCGAGTATCGGGTGTTCCCGCGACGCTGCCACCTCCAGCTCCTCCCCCTCCACCATGAGTGACTCGGAGGTCAGCCTGGAGTCACACAACAACAACGAGGTCCTGGCCAAGCCTGACCCTTCAGCTGATGATCTCAAGCTCCTGGCCGCCCTCGAGGAGGCAAACAG